In the Anaerostipes caccae L1-92 genome, GTGAGCTCGCCAAGAGGATCACAGTCCCTGTTACGATTGATTTTATGTCCGTGTCCAGCTACGGAGATTCCAGAGAGTCTTCCGGTATCGTAAAGATTGCCAAGGATCTGGATGAACCGATCGAGGATAAGGAAGTTCTGATCGTGGAAGATATCATTGATTCCGGAAAAACACTGAACCACTTAAAGCCAATGCTTTTGAGCAGAAAACCTAAAAGCATAAAGATCTGCACCCTTTTAAATAAACCGGAGCGCCGGGAGGTGGATGTGGAAGTGGCA is a window encoding:
- the hpt gene encoding hypoxanthine phosphoribosyltransferase — protein: MEQAEIRELISEEAVDKRIKEMGAQISKDYAGKEVHLIAILKGGVFFACELAKRITVPVTIDFMSVSSYGDSRESSGIVKIAKDLDEPIEDKEVLIVEDIIDSGKTLNHLKPMLLSRKPKSIKICTLLNKPERREVDVEVAYTGFDVPDEFVVGYGLDFAQNYRNLPYIGVAEE